Proteins encoded together in one Labeo rohita strain BAU-BD-2019 chromosome 21, IGBB_LRoh.1.0, whole genome shotgun sequence window:
- the LOC127152263 gene encoding granzyme K-like, translating to MDFCQYLIVYYFLAFTFFKVAVCSEVSIIGGKDVKKPLPWMVSIQKDEAHVCGGILIHNQWVLTAAFCKITPTSSVTVLIGSLSLSKVSKGAQRVGIHSYKYPKTFNAETKQDDIMLIKLNKKVKGKPQKIPKKEKDVPLGTNCVVTGWGTTNVKDSKPSDKLQMLEVMVMLRKRCNLYYNGHPVITEDMLCAGGKQEKTGTCWGDSGGPLECKKNVVGVVSGTKECGNPKKPTVFTFLSQKHINWINTILKKKQFNGTTF from the exons ATGGATTTTTGCCAATATTTGATTGTGTATTACTTCCTGGCGTTCACCTTTTTCAAAGTGGCAG TATGCTCTGAGGTGTCCATTATTGGAGGCAAAGATGTAAAAAAACCTCTACCCTGGATGGTGTCCATTCAGAAGGATGAAGCCCATGTGTGTGGAGGAATCCTGATTCACAACCAGTGGGTTTTAACTGcagcattttgtaaaat aacACCCACTTCATCTGTGACAGTTCTCATAGGATCTCTGTCTCTGAGTAAAGTGAGTAAAGGCGCTCAGCGTGTTGGCATCCACAGTTATAAGTACCCTAAAACATTCAATGCGGAGACTAAACAAGATGACATCATGCTCATTAAG CTAAACAAAAAAGTGAAAGGAAAACCCCAAAAAATCCCTAAAAAGGAAAAAGATGTTCCACTTGGAACAAATTGTGTTGTGACAGGTTGGGGAACTACTAATGTGAAAGACTCAAAACCTTCTGATAAACTGCAAATGTTAGAGGTGATGGTGATGCTCCGGAAGCGGTGCAACCTCTACTACAATGGACATCCTGTGATCACCGAAGACATGCTGTGTGCAGGAGGCAAGCAAGAAAAGACAGGCACCTGTTGG ggggATTCCGGTGGACCTCTGGAATGTAAGAAAAACGTAGTTGGAGTAGTATCAGGGACAAAAGAATGTGGTAATCCCAAAAAACCAACTGTGTTCACTTTTCTCTCCCAAAAACACATCAACTGGATCAATAccatactaaaaaaaaagcaattcaaCGGCACAACCTTTTAA